ATCAATACCATTTTCAATTGATTTTTTCACAAATTCCTCAACTACATCATCAGGATAGTTCTTATATCCTAGAAGGTTTTGTCCTCTGAGAAGCATTTGTAGTTTAGTCTTTTTTACTGACTTTCTTAGCTTTCTAAGTCTTTCCCACGGGTCTTCATTTAAAAATCTAAGACAGGAATCAAAAGTAGCTCCACCCCATACTTCCAAAGAGTAAAACCCAACTTCATCTAGTCTCTCTGCTATAGGAAGCATTTCTTCTGTTTTCATTCTAGTTGCTATTAAAGATTGATGAGCATCTCTAAAAATAGTCTCTGTAATTTTAGGCTTAGTCATAAATATTCCCCCTAAGGTATTTTAGTTGTTTTTTTCTACACCATAAAGTATTGGCGGGTTATTGATTTGGTTAATAAACTCAAATTTCAATATATTAAATTTTTTTTGATCTAATCTTGAAAAAGTTTTTTTAATATATTCGTCCTCTATTTTTCCATCTCTATGACCTGGATATGTAGTTACTAATAAAAGTCCGTTTTCTTTAAGTAATTCCAAGCTTTTCTCTAATGCAGCAATTGTGGTTTCTGCTTTAGTATTAATTTCATGATTGCCTCCAGGTAAATATCCTAAATTAAAGATAATAAAATCTACTTTTTCTAATATGTATTTGTCCATGCTTTCATGGCTATCTTTTATCAAAATTACTCTTTCATAAACATGGTTTTGAACCAATTTTAATCTTGTGTTTTCAATTGCAGAATCTTGAATATCAAAGCCATATACTTTCCCATTGCCGCCAACTAGATTCGCAAGTAA
This sequence is a window from Proteiniborus ethanoligenes. Protein-coding genes within it:
- a CDS encoding tRNA (mnm(5)s(2)U34)-methyltransferase; this translates as MYKYFNNVTKIAKELMVKTVQKGNIVVDATVGNGHDTLLLANLVGGNGKVYGFDIQDSAIENTRLKLVQNHVYERVILIKDSHESMDKYILEKVDFIIFNLGYLPGGNHEINTKAETTIAALEKSLELLKENGLLLVTTYPGHRDGKIEDEYIKKTFSRLDQKKFNILKFEFINQINNPPILYGVEKNN